The following nucleotide sequence is from Triticum dicoccoides isolate Atlit2015 ecotype Zavitan chromosome 7B, WEW_v2.0, whole genome shotgun sequence.
AACTGCCCAATATGGCAAGCCTATCAAGTATAGGAAAGGCGGGGCAACTCCACTGACGGCCCCAGATATTGTGTACAGTACAGCTACAGAATTGGCGGCTGCAAACACTTCCAACGCACTTTTCAACATGACATGGCAGTTTGATGTGGATGCAGGCTTCAGCTATCTGATAAGATTTCACTTCTGTGATATAGTCAGCAAGGCACTGAACCAGCTCTACTTCAATGCATATGTGGGAGGCTTCTTTGCACAGCATGATCTTGATCTCTCAGAGCAATCGGTGAATCAACTGGCTACAGCTATCTATGTTGACGTGGTTCTTTCTTCCAATGATGCATCTAGCAAGCTCAGCATCAGTATTGGTCCGTCCACCTTGAACAATGCATTGCCTGATGGGATTCTGAATGGCCTGGAGATTATGAAGATGGGCAGTGGCTCTGGTTCTGCTTTCACTGTTGGGAATAACGGTTCAAACAAAAAGTTGCCCATAATTATTGGCTCAGTCCTTGGGGTTGTTGGGCTTCTGATAATTGTCCTTGTTGTGGTACTGCTTTGCCGGAGGAAGAAGACCGACGACAAGCAGCACTCGAAGACCTGGATGCCTTTCTCTATCAATGGGCTCACGTCTCTCAGTACAGGAAGCAGAACTTCCTATGGTACTACACTAACATCAGGTCTGAATGGAAGCTATGGATATCGGTTTGCCTTCAATGTGCTCCAAGAAGCAACAAACAATTTTGATGAGAGCTGGGTGATTGGAGTCGGAGGTTTTGGGAAAGTCTACAAGGGTGCCTTGAGGGATGACACAAAGGTTGCAGTGAAGCGAGGAAACCCCAAGTCCCAGCAAGGTCTCAATGAGTTCCGGACAGAGATCGAGCTCCTTTCACGTCTGCGTCACCGCCACCTGGTGTCTCTTATTGGGTACTGTGATGAAAGGAATGAGATGATCTTGGTCTATGAGTACATGGAGAACGGAACCGTCAAGAGCCACCTGTATGGTTCAGACAACCCCTCACTCAACTGGAAGCAACGCCTGGAGATCTGCATTGGAGCAGCAAGGGGGCTACACTATCTTCATACAGGTTCTGCGAAGGCCATTATCCACCGTGATGTCAAGTCTGCAAACATCTTGCTTGATGAAAATCTCCTTGCCAAAGTCGCCGACTTTGGGCTGTCAAAGACCGGGCCTGAGCTGGACCAGACTCATGTCAGCACTGCAGTGAAGGGTAGCTTTGGTTACCTTGACCCTGAATACTTCCGAAGGCAGCAGCTGACTGAGAAGTCGGAcgtctactccttcggtgttgtcaTGCTGGAGGTGCTCTGTGCGAGGCCGGTGATCGACCCTTCGCTCCCGAGGGAAATGGTGAACTTGGCAGAGTGGGGAATGAAGTGGCAGAAGAGAGGAGAGCTGCACCAGATCGTCGACCAGAAGCTTTCCGGCGCGATCAGGCCGGACTCTCTGAGGAAGTTCGGTGAGACGGTGGAGAAGTGCCTGGCAGACTACGGCGTGGAGCGGCCGTCGATGGGGGACGTCCTCTGGAACTTGGAGTATGTCCTGCAGCTCCAGGATGTGGATTCTTCGACCGTGTCGGACGTGAACAGCATGAACCGGATCGTCGACCTGTCGTCGCAGGTTCAACATGTGGGTGCCATGGAGAGCATCAGCGTGACGATGGCGGAGGACGGAGCTTTGCACGAGCCTGACCACGACCTCTCCGACGTGTCGATGAGCAGGGTTTTCTCACAGCTGATCAAAGCCGAGGGGAGGTGAAAACGCGCCGGATGATGTGTAGGGTACCGGTAGAGGTGTGAGCAAGCCTTGGATTTTTCTTTTCTTGTTGAAGTTTACCTGAGATGTGTCACGTGTAATTGGTTGTTTCATCCCTTGTAATTGTACTGAACTACGGTTTGGATTTCTGATGGCCTTACCTCACCCACTTCTGGGGGCACACGATTTATCAGATATAGGTATCTTCTTGTATGGAATCTATTCGGCTCTAGCCATATTTATGTACTGATGATGATGATCAGGCTAAACGCTGGATTCTAGAACTGGTGCACTCTCTTCTCTTGTGGCATTAACAAAATTATCATGCTGGGTAGCAGCCAATGTGTGCAATCTTCCGCTGTTTAGCGACAAATTCTCAAGATATGAAGCTAGGAGGCCGGGTCGTTCGAAACAAATCGAGAGGAGTTGCCCACATCCAGCGGATGCTCAGCGCATTTATTTTTGTGTTCCCACTGGTTTGCAGACCAAAAAGTTTGCACTCACGTAGCAGGATCGCACGCGAGAGAaacagctgctgccgccgcctagggTTCATCCCAAGCCTCCATCTCCGCCCCCCTCTCTTTTGTCTGGCGGCTACGTCAGCAGCTAGAGGAGTAGGGGCCGGCCTCTtcgttttttttctttgtttttttttcagTGGCAAGGTGACGACGACGATGCTACAATAAGGTCTTTTTGGTCTATTCATATCTACGGTAGTCAATGGAGGGCCTATGTTTGAAGGGCTGCCCCTCCTCACATATTTGTAGGTGCAAGGGACATGGCTAGCTTTGATGAGACAATCCTCCTACTTGGGCCGCCTGCACCAAGGGGTGCACCCCCTCCAGAAAACCCGAGCCTCCCCCTTCGCTTGCCCCTAAAGGGAAGTGGGGAGCGCCCCACTTTTGGCCACCTTGGCCAATGTGGATGCCCCCACTTGGCCTAGCTAATGGGGATGCCTTCACTTGGGCCTAGCCAATGGAGCCTCCCAGAACTTTTCGGAAGGTTCTGAAATATTTCGAAACCTTCTTGGACATTCCGATGCCATTTTAGGTCCTCTGAgacttttctgattttttttaaaaccTTTTCATTTCTCTTCAAATTTCTTTCGGTTTTCTCTCTAAAACATTTTCGATCTTTTCATAACTTTTTCGGGGTAATTCTCTTGTGCTCCTAACACTTACAACACTCAACAAATCGACGACCCTTAAGAGTGTGACCCTCGCTAATGTGCAAACATGACTAAAACActattcggtcaataaccaatagcgggatgtgGGCATCCAGATTGACTCCTACACATACACAAGTATATCAAGCTAACCGTTTTGTTTGTGTACACAGTTCCCTTTGCTTTGTGATACTTAACAAAACCCGAGGCGAGGTTTTATCAGTATCCTTGTGAAGCAACAACTTGATCTTTTTCTCGTTACTTGTTTTGTTCTTTTCTTGTTTTCTTATTCTGATATCTCGTTGACAATATCACGATGTGTTTGGCTAGAAGATAATGAATACTATAATACCGAGTGGACTTGAAGAGTATCTTTCCACCATCGGAGGAGAAAATCCCAATCTTGAACAATCGAGTCTCTAGAGATACTTCTTCGATGTACCCAAAAGTTGTCATTCTAGTAACCCTGTTATGGGTAACGTTTGACAAACCCCAAAGTATACTGTCAGGCATGAAGATACTCAatattctcatggtctaaggacgCGAGTTATGCTAACATTTGATATGATAATACTGATAACATATAGACAATGTGATCTCATAGTATATTATTTAGTTGGGTCTATCCAACACCATTCTTCTATTAACAATGTGCTCTCATTGTTGTTGACTTCCTTGTTACTTTAACAATGTCCTATGGAACATatgagctagtcctagaggcgTGACTAGAGAACTGTTTGGTTTTATGCTTGCACACGTGTAAACGGGATTTCCTCTGAATCTC
It contains:
- the LOC119341220 gene encoding receptor-like protein kinase HERK 1, which codes for MPAAARSGGPGQANIMMGRRKLQAVTLAILCFWSSAGAQTVDFKPADNYLVDCGSAKGTTVLGRDFAADGASPVTVSTSQDILAGTSANGVSSFDNPLLYQTARIFTSPSSYTFPIQKQGRHFVRLYFFPFIYQSYDLSTAKFTVSTQDVLLLSDFQQPDKTAPLFKEYSLNITRDQLVISFKPSNGIAFINAIEVVSVPDDLIADVANMVNPVQQYSGLTTQSLETVYRVNMGGPKVFPSNDTLSRTWQKDQKYILNPSVTKTAQYGKPIKYRKGGATPLTAPDIVYSTATELAAANTSNALFNMTWQFDVDAGFSYLIRFHFCDIVSKALNQLYFNAYVGGFFAQHDLDLSEQSVNQLATAIYVDVVLSSNDASSKLSISIGPSTLNNALPDGILNGLEIMKMGSGSGSAFTVGNNGSNKKLPIIIGSVLGVVGLLIIVLVVVLLCRRKKTDDKQHSKTWMPFSINGLTSLSTGSRTSYGTTLTSGLNGSYGYRFAFNVLQEATNNFDESWVIGVGGFGKVYKGALRDDTKVAVKRGNPKSQQGLNEFRTEIELLSRLRHRHLVSLIGYCDERNEMILVYEYMENGTVKSHLYGSDNPSLNWKQRLEICIGAARGLHYLHTGSAKAIIHRDVKSANILLDENLLAKVADFGLSKTGPELDQTHVSTAVKGSFGYLDPEYFRRQQLTEKSDVYSFGVVMLEVLCARPVIDPSLPREMVNLAEWGMKWQKRGELHQIVDQKLSGAIRPDSLRKFGETVEKCLADYGVERPSMGDVLWNLEYVLQLQDVDSSTVSDVNSMNRIVDLSSQVQHVGAMESISVTMAEDGALHEPDHDLSDVSMSRVFSQLIKAEGR